A segment of the Lactobacillus sp. ESL0700 genome:
CAAGCGTCACAAACTTTGGCAGCTGGTCAAAAGCAAACGATTGCCATACCAACTAATGCCCAAAACGTTGGTGTTAACTTGAGTAATGCTTCAGGCACTAAGGTGACAGTTGGTGGTAAAAAAGTACCATATAACGACCAAAATGGCTACTTGAATTTAACTTTATTGATTGGCAAACAGCGCAGTCAGACTACGAGTCAGTCAAATTCAACTAATAATTATCGATCAAATACCAATAATGGTACCAATAGTACCAATTCTAGTCAGTCTACTCATAACTCAAATAAGCAGACAACTCATAACAACAATAGTACTAACAATAATTCACAACATAATCAAACTACCCAAAATAATGGTCAGAGCAATAACCAGACTAATACTACTAATAATGGTAACCAGTCTGGAAGTTCAACTCACTCTTCAACCACTAATAATGGCAGATAATTATCAAATATAGGAGAAGTAGTAGAGAATGAATTTACCCAATAAATTAACTGTTTTTAGAATATTTTTAATTCCAGTATTTGTGTTAATCGTCATGTTTGGCGGCAACGCAAGTACACAAGTTGGTGGCAGTACCGTATATTGGCGGTTAGTAATTGCCGCAGTTGTGTTTGCAGTTGCTTCTGCAACTGACTGGTTTGATGGTCACATTGCTCGGTCACGTAATATGGTAACTAACTTTGGTAAGTTTGCCGACCCATTAGCCGATAAAATGTTAACAATGACTGCCTTCATTATGCTGGTTGAATTAAAATTGGCACCAGCTTGGGTGGTTGTAATTATTGTTTGTCGTGAGCTTGCAGTTACTGGCTTGCGGCTGATTTTGGCAGAAAATAAGGGCCAAGTAATGGCTGCAGCAATGCCTGGTAAGATTAAAACAACTTGCCAAATGTTGTCTGTTATTTTTTTACTGATTGGTAATTTTTACT
Coding sequences within it:
- the pgsA gene encoding CDP-diacylglycerol--glycerol-3-phosphate 3-phosphatidyltransferase; protein product: MNLPNKLTVFRIFLIPVFVLIVMFGGNASTQVGGSTVYWRLVIAAVVFAVASATDWFDGHIARSRNMVTNFGKFADPLADKMLTMTAFIMLVELKLAPAWVVVIIVCRELAVTGLRLILAENKGQVMAAAMPGKIKTTCQMLSVIFLLIGNFYYIGTILLYLALIFTIYSGWDYFHSSWDVFKGSM